One genomic region from Leptolyngbyaceae cyanobacterium JSC-12 encodes:
- a CDS encoding Protein of unknown function (DUF3223) (IMG reference gene:2510094300~PFAM: Protein of unknown function (DUF3223)), with the protein MLLEHQKQKRKPPKHAKPVDLGIVKYETKAEATRNIKFLLKKNINKQLRGREFEIIRALLDRHPQANEKIGNGVKAIFVKRTQNQQGVNKSNCYCFYVQRLDGSSVDFSYEVCISPEKDTPDNSRLEAYRNSVDDQILKFKSDNPLVCELCGSLDRPEVDHIEPLITLVEKFEETVTSVPMEFDDDPVYHFRIFKKEDNKFKATWRRFHKKNATLRILCKRCNCSRTPPKKYVSRFNTDVSISQLC; encoded by the coding sequence ATGTTGCTAGAACACCAAAAACAAAAGCGAAAACCACCAAAACACGCTAAACCTGTAGACCTTGGCATAGTCAAGTATGAAACAAAGGCTGAGGCGACTAGAAATATAAAGTTCCTGCTAAAGAAGAACATTAATAAACAACTGAGAGGTCGGGAGTTCGAGATCATCAGAGCATTGCTTGATCGCCACCCTCAAGCAAATGAAAAGATCGGAAATGGTGTGAAAGCTATATTTGTGAAACGGACACAAAATCAACAAGGGGTTAATAAGTCTAACTGTTATTGTTTTTACGTGCAGCGTCTAGATGGGTCTTCTGTAGACTTCAGTTATGAAGTGTGCATATCTCCTGAAAAAGACACGCCAGATAACAGTAGGTTAGAAGCGTACAGAAATTCAGTTGATGACCAAATCCTTAAGTTCAAAAGCGATAACCCACTTGTATGTGAGCTGTGTGGAAGCTTAGATCGTCCTGAAGTTGACCATATAGAACCATTAATAACCTTAGTGGAAAAATTCGAGGAGACTGTAACTAGCGTCCCAATGGAGTTTGATGACGACCCTGTATACCACTTCCGAATATTTAAGAAGGAGGATAATAAGTTCAAAGCAACATGGAGAAGATTCCACAAAAAGAACGCAACGCTGAGAATTCTATGCAAAAGATGCAACTGCAGTAGAACTCCTCCAAAGAAATACGTATCACGATTCAACACGGATGTCTC
- a CDS encoding hypothetical protein (IMG reference gene:2510094301) — protein sequence MVAVVQLKHPLFADKPEKVSRAIASLNACSGSSDTLRILQKPTQTCASQAFQLLRSSDHSSHSSHSSHSSHSSHSSHSYNAFQLLRSSDHSSHSYNAFQLLRSLDHSFHLSYSNDPNCSSYTSQLLHFSNHSNHSACSSCSNRFSCSSHSFQLLHVSKASSWSTCVRDSNGFNPSYVSNPSQVSSSGSDDLSFVSSRSGQRVSRWLGKLLGYLSDSDAGASGNRDQFNSSNKVIGSSCESAGRQLVGKRLSLVDNSIGLGVISSKTGAAGSYASNKVSSSSRRERSVRGLSRSGSKTIRRGILELASRSQSAGGLMEFITLTVPTRRAGGDLSSMDFSALNNNFASIATEIRKGLENVNKSAGKAGVPTVSVTSEVFLVKELQVSRSLFNHVPVPHLHIVCRVAGSADSGGMNKHERDVWREIITNLWKKALLKRFTNKWNYYNWAACSSSQPVRNVKATARYLAKWESKGSNDIENLKDSGIDVTSLAGRWYYCSNRLRKVLEDQTVVLTDQQQERLQEWVQTRDRRYIRHAHFVKPHQHCGSIGASVQLTDEGIAELLLESEEVKQASVLPSTNFIYKIALFLCLFCPMSAFACCVVTLHYFDYFLLSAERGPPPPPAKT from the coding sequence ATGGTAGCAGTTGTTCAGTTAAAACACCCACTCTTTGCAGATAAACCTGAAAAAGTATCAAGGGCGATCGCTTCACTAAATGCCTGTAGTGGTTCATCTGATACTCTTAGAATTCTTCAAAAACCCACTCAAACCTGCGCCAGCCAAGCATTCCAACTCTTACGTTCTTCTGACCACTCTTCCCACTCTTCCCACTCTTCCCACTCTTCCCACTCTTCCCACTCTTCCCACTCTTACAACGCATTCCAACTCTTACGTTCTTCTGACCACTCTTCCCACTCTTACAACGCATTCCAACTTTTACGTTCTTTAGACCACTCATTCCACTTAAGTTATTCCAACGATCCTAACTGCTCTAGCTATACATCCCAACTCTTACATTTTTCTAACCACTCAAATCACTCAGCCTGTTCTAGCTGTTCTAACCGATTTAGTTGTTCTAGCCACTCATTTCAGCTTTTACATGTTTCTAAAGCTTCAAGCTGGTCTACTTGTGTAAGAGATTCTAATGGGTTTAATCCATCTTACGTTTCTAACCCTAGTCAGGTTAGTTCTAGTGGCTCTGATGATCTTTCGTTTGTATCAAGTAGGAGTGGTCAGAGAGTATCTAGGTGGTTAGGCAAGTTATTAGGGTATTTATCAGACAGCGATGCCGGGGCGAGTGGGAATAGAGATCAGTTTAATAGTTCTAATAAGGTTATTGGTAGCAGTTGCGAGTCAGCTGGGCGGCAGTTAGTTGGCAAACGTTTGTCTTTGGTTGATAACAGCATTGGGTTAGGTGTTATCAGTAGCAAGACTGGGGCGGCTGGCAGTTACGCCTCTAATAAGGTATCGTCTAGTTCACGTAGAGAGCGTTCTGTTCGTGGGTTATCCCGCAGTGGTTCAAAAACTATCCGGCGTGGGATTTTAGAGTTAGCCTCACGAAGTCAGTCAGCTGGTGGGTTAATGGAGTTTATTACTTTGACAGTACCTACCAGGCGAGCTGGTGGGGATTTGTCATCTATGGATTTCAGCGCACTCAACAATAACTTTGCCTCTATAGCCACAGAGATACGTAAGGGGTTAGAGAATGTTAATAAATCTGCAGGTAAGGCTGGTGTGCCGACCGTTTCAGTCACGTCAGAAGTTTTTCTGGTTAAGGAATTACAGGTTAGCCGTTCTCTTTTTAATCATGTTCCCGTACCACATTTGCACATTGTTTGTAGGGTTGCTGGGAGTGCTGACAGTGGTGGGATGAATAAACACGAGCGCGACGTGTGGCGTGAGATTATCACTAACTTGTGGAAGAAAGCCTTATTAAAGCGATTTACTAATAAATGGAATTATTACAACTGGGCGGCGTGTTCGTCTTCTCAGCCTGTTCGTAACGTAAAAGCCACAGCACGGTATCTTGCTAAATGGGAGAGTAAAGGTAGCAATGATATTGAGAACTTGAAGGATTCGGGTATTGACGTTACTTCTCTAGCTGGGCGTTGGTATTACTGCTCTAACCGTCTTCGGAAGGTGCTAGAAGACCAGACAGTCGTTTTAACGGATCAGCAACAGGAGCGTTTACAGGAGTGGGTTCAAACTAGAGATCGTAGGTATATCCGCCACGCTCATTTTGTGAAACCACATCAGCATTGTGGGTCTATTGGAGCTTCTGTCCAGTTGACAGATGAAGGTATTGCTGAATTGTTGTTGGAGTCGGAAGAAGTTAAGCAAGCGTCTGTTTTACCATCTACGAACTTTATTTACAAGATTGCTCTTTTCTTGTGTCTTTTTTGCCCGATGTCTGCTTTCGCTTGTTGTGTCGTCACACTGCACTACTTTGACTATTTCTTATTAAGTGCCGAACGTGGTCCTCCTCCTCCTCCTGCGAAAACCTAA
- a CDS encoding hypothetical protein (IMG reference gene:2510094302), which translates to MKLLIFGAVTAIAVGLVMRITPTKQVTIAQAQISNSSSFVINNAQVIHQDGRSVTITDQTGHQLNAYGSIDNGKLGRGKATLTKQGGTFSLVKWQPDKDAAVEGRLLEVREHGDGVYGKVEGHGWVQFNKEGIHSVRGN; encoded by the coding sequence ATGAAATTATTAATTTTCGGTGCGGTTACTGCGATCGCAGTTGGACTCGTCATGCGAATCACACCAACCAAGCAGGTAACTATCGCACAAGCTCAGATCTCGAACAGTTCGAGTTTTGTTATTAACAATGCTCAGGTAATCCATCAAGACGGACGCAGCGTAACCATCACTGACCAAACAGGTCACCAGCTGAACGCATATGGGTCTATAGACAATGGCAAGCTCGGTCGTGGCAAAGCAACCCTTACTAAACAAGGGGGCACCTTCAGCCTCGTGAAATGGCAACCTGACAAAGATGCAGCAGTTGAAGGAAGGCTGCTAGAAGTCAGAGAACACGGCGACGGTGTGTATGGAAAGGTGGAAGGACACGGGTGGGTTCAGTTTAATAAAGAGGGGATTCATTCAGTACGGGGGAACTAA
- a CDS encoding GIY-YIG domain-containing protein, putative endonuclease (IMG reference gene:2510094303~PFAM: GIY-YIG catalytic domain) — translation MDIYCINEVNITELPKVAVSNRSNLPEVAGVYFVLGRTEILYIGMSTNIKDRWRRHHKLEFLVDKRDVHIAWLEASTNGLRELENKLINKYDPILNGSLNCGPDEELETLKDKLRELKLEKINYLINEITIRLKDPVRKGIRVLAEFAADSNYKKEVKEPTTDDFGLLLTFAQLNRNIRELSDAIEGQKSVLKEISKIAKELTEIVNWKEAAYNLNNLVESNRNDLTTMKKLSILIADHPELRNFLTEENKKEFNE, via the coding sequence ATGGATATTTACTGCATAAATGAAGTCAACATAACTGAACTACCTAAGGTAGCAGTAAGTAATAGAAGTAACCTACCAGAAGTAGCAGGAGTGTACTTCGTACTAGGTAGAACAGAAATACTTTATATAGGAATGAGCACCAACATAAAAGACAGGTGGAGAAGACATCATAAGTTGGAATTCTTAGTTGACAAAAGAGATGTGCACATAGCGTGGTTAGAAGCAAGCACTAATGGACTAAGAGAACTTGAAAACAAGTTGATCAATAAGTACGACCCAATCCTAAACGGGTCGTTAAACTGCGGTCCAGATGAAGAATTAGAAACGCTGAAAGACAAGTTAAGAGAACTGAAATTAGAGAAAATAAACTATTTGATAAACGAAATAACAATAAGACTTAAAGACCCGGTTCGCAAAGGCATAAGGGTACTAGCGGAGTTTGCAGCAGACAGCAATTATAAAAAAGAAGTGAAAGAACCTACGACAGATGACTTTGGGTTGTTACTAACGTTTGCACAGCTGAATAGAAATATAAGAGAACTGTCAGACGCTATAGAAGGTCAAAAATCAGTGTTAAAAGAGATTAGCAAAATTGCAAAAGAACTGACTGAAATAGTGAATTGGAAAGAGGCAGCATATAACCTAAACAACCTTGTGGAAAGTAACAGAAACGACCTAACAACGATGAAAAAATTATCAATCTTAATTGCTGATCACCCAGAACTTAGGAACTTCCTAACTGAAGAAAACAAAAAAGAATTCAATGAATAG
- a CDS encoding hypothetical protein (IMG reference gene:2510094304): protein MNSKIRETPATADFSVSDSDSSPKGSQCGVTCEPLVRGCEPLVRGCEPLVRDNPDFYTRKNLSELLGGIHVNSVDNYLRKMSEVNWGGRIFRDANGYQPWVLDELRIYQKSCAPTVFVDGTLVTNTNRISFEQYKEQVERRIGTYVEPVEVEDEEDWLPVVSVSQAINDSSIPSSVEGFTAALRTFSSNTDQQLIMQGFEQGRQLGKRVREARIAGFELEIAAGSVELSNDRAKTQQETVAQAEKQVEKRVSAEKKRFKQRSS from the coding sequence ATGAACTCTAAAATCCGTGAAACTCCCGCTACTGCTGACTTTTCTGTTTCAGACTCCGACTCTTCGCCTAAGGGGTCACAATGTGGTGTCACATGTGAACCCCTTGTGAGGGGTTGTGAACCCCTTGTGAGGGGTTGTGAACCCCTTGTGAGGGATAACCCTGATTTTTATACTCGCAAGAATTTATCTGAGTTGTTGGGTGGTATTCACGTCAATTCCGTAGATAACTACCTTCGTAAGATGAGTGAAGTTAACTGGGGTGGACGTATCTTTCGCGATGCCAATGGTTATCAACCTTGGGTTTTAGATGAATTGCGAATTTACCAAAAGTCTTGTGCACCTACTGTTTTTGTAGACGGGACGTTGGTTACTAATACCAATCGGATTTCTTTTGAGCAATACAAGGAGCAGGTTGAGCGACGTATAGGTACGTATGTCGAACCTGTTGAGGTAGAAGATGAAGAGGACTGGTTGCCAGTTGTTTCAGTTTCTCAAGCTATCAATGACTCTTCTATACCTTCTTCTGTGGAAGGGTTTACGGCTGCTCTTCGTACCTTTAGCAGTAATACTGACCAACAGTTGATTATGCAGGGGTTTGAGCAGGGTCGTCAGTTAGGTAAACGGGTTCGAGAGGCTCGTATTGCTGGGTTTGAACTGGAAATAGCTGCCGGATCGGTTGAACTTTCGAATGATAGAGCTAAGACCCAGCAGGAAACGGTTGCTCAGGCAGAGAAGCAAGTTGAGAAGCGAGTTAGTGCTGAAAAAAAGCGTTTCAAGCAACGCTCTTCTTAG
- a CDS encoding hypothetical protein (IMG reference gene:2510094305) gives MIDMTLTSEDLLWYNPVKIGKAENKISEESSDNNANLSQENVLIGITGKVKPRYSLALKICRAIISKNQPEEISQYGDDAVMLSIHAVFNKVDFRDVFNKYARARRNRFCFYLQFNVVATDIVEEFTTVFDNGQEFTRYSVTRANIVSPTYTTPVTLVCKDLKKSVFKASVGSVSQLYNPAGVPRYLKGGRGEPLFTPGDLLLHSSKIWTNKVEPETHTKVKPMLVREEIIDQTAAENLVIVG, from the coding sequence ATGATTGACATGACACTGACATCTGAAGACCTCTTGTGGTACAACCCAGTTAAAATCGGAAAAGCTGAAAATAAGATTAGTGAAGAATCGAGCGATAATAACGCAAATCTAAGTCAGGAAAACGTTCTGATCGGCATTACTGGCAAAGTAAAACCCAGATATAGCTTGGCGCTAAAGATTTGTAGAGCGATTATCTCAAAGAACCAGCCTGAAGAGATTTCCCAATATGGGGATGATGCAGTAATGCTGAGCATACATGCAGTGTTCAACAAGGTTGACTTCCGGGATGTATTTAATAAGTACGCTCGTGCCCGTCGAAATCGGTTCTGTTTTTACCTGCAGTTCAATGTTGTTGCAACCGACATCGTTGAAGAATTCACTACTGTGTTCGACAATGGGCAGGAGTTTACGAGATACAGCGTAACTCGCGCAAACATCGTATCTCCGACGTACACAACCCCGGTCACATTGGTTTGCAAAGACCTGAAAAAGTCAGTGTTCAAGGCAAGTGTAGGCAGTGTTTCACAGTTGTACAACCCAGCTGGAGTTCCACGCTACTTGAAGGGCGGACGTGGTGAACCTTTGTTCACTCCCGGAGACTTACTGTTGCATAGCAGTAAAATCTGGACAAACAAGGTTGAGCCAGAAACCCACACGAAGGTTAAGCCAATGTTGGTTAGAGAAGAGATTATCGATCAAACTGCGGCTGAAAATCTGGTTATCGTGGGATAA
- a CDS encoding hypothetical protein (IMG reference gene:2510094306), giving the protein MKTSKQRQRFIEELMKMGVPKGVITEAQKQANKLRRTPDILTREILSPLDQVALTVYGRSRYFTLVPENADPNDACWLWKGKFHTVKKTNKNGKTTTRRYPTMYINSQPIQAARLVWVCSTSEELPKSVSLLAMHNCTNKDQCVNPAHKYKSAARRQREYVSYKTVDVDGLTV; this is encoded by the coding sequence ATGAAAACCTCAAAGCAACGGCAACGCTTCATAGAAGAGTTGATGAAGATGGGTGTCCCCAAAGGAGTAATAACAGAAGCTCAAAAACAGGCAAATAAGCTGAGAAGAACACCGGACATACTAACTAGGGAAATACTTAGTCCCTTAGACCAAGTTGCACTGACGGTATATGGTCGAAGTCGATATTTCACCTTAGTACCTGAAAATGCAGACCCAAACGATGCCTGTTGGTTGTGGAAAGGTAAATTTCACACAGTTAAGAAGACAAACAAGAATGGGAAAACAACAACGAGGCGATACCCAACGATGTATATAAACTCGCAGCCAATCCAAGCTGCGAGACTAGTGTGGGTATGCTCTACCAGTGAAGAACTACCAAAAAGCGTAAGTCTCCTAGCAATGCACAATTGTACAAATAAAGATCAATGCGTTAACCCAGCGCATAAATACAAGAGTGCAGCACGTAGGCAAAGAGAGTATGTCTCTTACAAAACTGTAGATGTAGATGGATTAACCGTTTAG
- a CDS encoding hypothetical protein (IMG reference gene:2510094307), with protein MNVQNTIAQLDALQSDASVRLHTQVKENLLTEQTKQELIATFNLLSKVLFIISLIFIKSLSAVSALGLQQVIKIQAYLSNRAHAKNEEFNNFTEESDIETVNNLVITNSSTEAAESDVTEDTQAQANTELLTSDDFSSTTTNNSIAADLETVLLTEDQASSETTEQPDSATESGEINNTDSLKSPVENDFSSISGSDAPGVEQTSKSPRRRSVKK; from the coding sequence ATGAACGTACAAAATACGATCGCGCAACTTGATGCGCTCCAATCTGATGCATCAGTTCGTCTGCACACTCAAGTCAAAGAAAACTTATTAACTGAACAAACCAAGCAAGAGCTGATCGCTACCTTCAATCTTCTGAGTAAGGTGTTGTTTATTATCAGCCTCATCTTTATTAAAAGTTTGAGCGCTGTCTCTGCACTTGGTCTTCAACAGGTTATTAAAATACAGGCGTACTTGAGTAATCGAGCACATGCCAAAAACGAGGAGTTTAATAACTTCACGGAAGAATCGGACATTGAGACAGTTAATAACTTAGTTATCACCAACTCAAGCACTGAAGCAGCAGAAAGTGATGTGACTGAAGATACACAAGCTCAAGCAAACACTGAGTTATTAACTTCAGATGATTTTAGTAGCACTACTACTAATAACAGCATTGCTGCTGATCTGGAAACCGTTTTATTAACTGAAGATCAAGCAAGCTCAGAGACTACTGAACAACCTGATAGCGCTACAGAGTCAGGTGAAATTAATAATACGGATTCACTGAAAAGTCCAGTAGAAAACGATTTCAGCAGTATCTCAGGTAGCGATGCACCTGGCGTTGAACAAACTTCAAAGTCTCCTCGTCGGCGTAGCGTGAAGAAATAA
- a CDS encoding transposase (IMG reference gene:2510094308~PFAM: Helix-turn-helix domain; Probable transposase) — protein MLLNYQYRTYPNTNQKLELNYWLRVCRYWYNKQLGDRFDWWENNRNSINACPLICSLPQLRDNPDFYSQKKQLPIIKEDLIKVAHSGELLDFSRVPSQTLQDVCKRVDLAFGRFIKGDGNGNRSGKPRFKNAARYRTMKIEGQAITIERVEKDWLFLSFSKLKGWVKVRLHRPLPEGFTLKNALLTLKADGWYLTICLEDPSVPEFTHDEIVPTWENTIGIDAVLHEDDYLATSENTKLPALKSFRKSEQRLAKVSHRKSTKKKGSRARRKLAKREAREHQRIARARKDHAFKTAHRLVRTGKKVFVHEDLNLKALSKRNKAKQDQDGNYLPNGQSAKSGLNKSWNDAAFGNFFKVLEYIAGKAGARTMAVKPAYTSQLLAYRDEFVFTDCSIRGYWDESEMLWVDRDINAGINLKRVGLGLFPTIKRRRGNLVVTESTTNSTSKEVLETLKMCQKPTPTRSAV, from the coding sequence ATGTTGCTTAATTATCAGTATCGAACTTATCCAAATACCAATCAAAAACTAGAACTCAATTATTGGTTGCGAGTCTGTCGATACTGGTACAACAAGCAACTAGGAGATAGATTTGATTGGTGGGAAAATAACCGCAATAGTATTAACGCTTGCCCGTTAATCTGCTCATTACCTCAACTGCGAGACAATCCTGATTTTTACTCCCAGAAAAAACAGTTACCAATTATCAAAGAAGATTTGATAAAAGTCGCTCATTCTGGCGAGTTACTAGATTTTTCTCGCGTACCCTCCCAAACATTACAAGATGTTTGCAAACGGGTTGACTTGGCTTTTGGGCGTTTTATTAAGGGTGATGGTAACGGCAATCGTAGTGGTAAACCACGATTTAAGAATGCTGCTCGTTACCGCACTATGAAGATAGAAGGGCAAGCTATAACGATAGAGCGTGTAGAGAAAGACTGGTTATTTTTATCTTTTTCTAAACTCAAAGGTTGGGTAAAGGTAAGACTGCACCGACCATTACCTGAAGGGTTTACGCTCAAAAATGCACTGCTTACCTTAAAAGCTGATGGGTGGTATTTAACTATCTGTCTAGAAGATCCAAGCGTACCGGAGTTCACCCATGACGAAATAGTACCAACATGGGAAAACACGATTGGGATTGATGCGGTACTCCATGAAGATGATTATCTAGCTACTAGCGAAAATACCAAACTCCCTGCACTGAAATCATTCAGAAAGTCGGAACAACGTCTAGCCAAAGTGTCGCATCGCAAGTCTACTAAAAAGAAAGGTAGTAGAGCAAGACGCAAACTAGCAAAACGAGAAGCAAGAGAACATCAGCGCATAGCCAGAGCAAGGAAAGACCACGCTTTTAAAACTGCTCATAGACTTGTCAGAACTGGTAAAAAAGTTTTTGTCCACGAAGACTTAAATCTAAAAGCTTTATCAAAAAGGAATAAAGCAAAACAAGACCAAGATGGTAATTATCTCCCTAATGGGCAATCAGCCAAATCAGGATTGAACAAATCTTGGAATGATGCTGCATTTGGTAACTTTTTCAAAGTCCTAGAATACATAGCTGGAAAAGCTGGAGCTAGGACAATGGCAGTAAAACCTGCATATACATCTCAATTACTGGCGTATCGTGATGAATTTGTGTTCACGGATTGCAGTATTCGAGGGTACTGGGATGAATCTGAAATGCTGTGGGTTGACCGGGATATTAACGCCGGAATCAACCTAAAGCGTGTGGGGCTGGGACTGTTCCCCACGATAAAACGCCGTAGAGGGAATCTGGTGGTAACTGAATCTACCACTAATAGTACCTCGAAGGAAGTTCTGGAAACATTAAAAATGTGCCAGAAGCCTACACCGACACGAAGTGCGGTGTAG
- a CDS encoding hypothetical protein (IMG reference gene:2510094309) — translation MRKELKTLNEKRMRFRATVERFGKKTNYHGYPEPTILFKDVCLVDTGKQVTDHIWFTVGKTIQSLDLKPGDTVEFDARVGDYVKGYVNHREYIDERTVDYKLNRPTRFMKVVVA, via the coding sequence ATGCGTAAAGAGCTTAAAACCCTTAATGAGAAAAGAATGAGGTTCAGAGCTACCGTTGAACGGTTCGGCAAAAAGACCAACTATCACGGATACCCAGAACCGACAATATTGTTTAAAGATGTGTGCCTTGTGGATACAGGTAAGCAAGTTACAGACCACATCTGGTTCACCGTTGGAAAAACAATTCAATCCCTAGACTTAAAACCTGGAGACACTGTAGAGTTTGATGCCCGTGTTGGTGACTACGTTAAAGGATATGTAAATCATCGTGAATATATTGATGAGCGCACAGTAGACTACAAGCTTAACCGTCCCACTCGTTTTATGAAGGTGGTTGTAGCTTAA
- a CDS encoding transposase (IMG reference gene:2510094310~PFAM: Transposase IS200 like) — protein MKNDFVSKGRSISDLKAHLVLTTKYRRKAITSEMLQRLHIILEDLLIRWECKLVEFSGESDHVHLLFQYHPDLQLSTLVGNIKSTTSRRLRQEFSDHLSRFYTKDVFWNGSYFIASCGGVTISTLKQYIQAQEKPEIGDSSSTPCPINPAD, from the coding sequence GTGAAAAATGATTTTGTCTCAAAGGGAAGGTCTATCAGTGACCTTAAAGCTCATCTCGTCCTGACAACAAAATATCGTCGCAAAGCCATCACAAGCGAGATGCTACAGCGATTGCATATTATCCTTGAAGATTTGCTGATTAGATGGGAATGTAAGCTTGTAGAGTTTAGTGGTGAATCAGACCACGTACATCTGCTGTTTCAATACCACCCCGACTTACAATTAAGTACGTTGGTGGGCAACATTAAATCCACAACTTCCCGCAGACTCAGGCAAGAGTTTTCAGATCATTTAAGTCGCTTCTACACCAAAGATGTTTTTTGGAATGGTTCATATTTTATTGCTAGTTGCGGAGGAGTGACCATCTCAACTTTGAAACAGTACATTCAAGCGCAAGAAAAACCTGAAATTGGCGATTCCTCATCGACTCCCTGCCCTATCAATCCTGCGGATTGA
- a CDS encoding growth inhibitor (IMG reference gene:2510094311~PFAM: PemK-like protein) — protein MFYCPEQGEIILLSLDPTMGREQKGKRPALVISKKTYNQKSLLMIAVPITSKEKGYPFEVRLPDVCKTQGVILTDQVRSLDWKARQIKFLEVVPEEVFDEVLA, from the coding sequence GTGTTTTATTGTCCTGAACAAGGAGAGATAATACTGTTAAGTTTAGACCCTACGATGGGTAGAGAGCAGAAAGGCAAACGACCAGCCCTTGTAATAAGTAAAAAAACCTATAACCAAAAAAGTTTACTGATGATAGCCGTGCCAATCACTAGCAAAGAAAAAGGCTATCCATTCGAAGTAAGACTACCAGACGTGTGTAAAACTCAAGGCGTAATTCTAACTGACCAAGTAAGAAGTTTAGATTGGAAAGCCAGACAAATTAAGTTTCTAGAAGTAGTACCTGAAGAAGTGTTCGATGAAGTTTTAGCTTAA
- a CDS encoding growth regulator (IMG reference gene:2510094312~PFAM: SpoVT / AbrB like domain) — translation MKHVVSKWGNSLAIRIPNQFAQELNLTEGATVNIELRGNELVVKPIKKRRTYVLEDLVNKITDENRHEAVDFGDQAGKEVWCFIVLNKER, via the coding sequence ATGAAACACGTCGTCTCAAAGTGGGGAAATAGCTTGGCTATTAGAATACCGAATCAATTCGCACAAGAATTAAATTTAACAGAAGGCGCAACAGTAAATATTGAGCTTAGAGGTAATGAGCTAGTGGTCAAACCGATTAAAAAAAGAAGGACCTACGTACTGGAAGACCTTGTTAATAAAATCACGGATGAAAACAGACACGAAGCTGTAGATTTCGGTGACCAAGCTGGCAAGGAGGTCTGGTGTTTTATTGTCCTGAACAAGGAGAGATAA
- a CDS encoding hypothetical protein (IMG reference gene:2510094314) has protein sequence MKSVRILNGYRVIYKPEHARAMKSENWLGYVYEHILVAENSINRKIRENEVVHHLNGIRDDNRSVNLIVIENSQHTKLHYWISIGAPYEGNFKISSQERKAVDGARFCMTCNEIIQSTLNEKYCSNECSAIAKRKVNRPSKEELEKDISEMSWVAIGLKYGVSDNAARKWARKYGLNTKQVNSSLGM, from the coding sequence ATGAAATCAGTAAGAATATTGAACGGTTATAGAGTGATATATAAGCCAGAACACGCAAGAGCTATGAAAAGTGAAAACTGGTTAGGATATGTGTACGAGCACATTTTAGTGGCAGAAAACAGTATTAACAGAAAAATCAGAGAAAACGAGGTAGTTCATCACCTTAATGGCATAAGAGATGACAACCGAAGCGTAAACCTAATTGTTATAGAAAATAGTCAACATACAAAACTGCATTATTGGATTAGTATTGGAGCACCATACGAAGGAAACTTCAAAATTAGCAGCCAAGAAAGAAAAGCGGTAGACGGTGCCAGATTTTGTATGACCTGCAATGAGATAATTCAATCAACCTTAAATGAAAAATATTGCTCAAATGAATGCAGCGCAATAGCAAAGAGAAAAGTTAACAGACCTTCTAAAGAAGAGCTTGAAAAAGATATATCAGAGATGTCCTGGGTTGCAATAGGATTAAAATATGGAGTAAGCGACAATGCTGCACGTAAATGGGCAAGAAAATACGGATTAAACACAAAGCAGGTAAATTCAAGTTTAGGAATGTAA
- a CDS encoding hypothetical protein (IMG reference gene:2510094315), whose amino-acid sequence MSINKFQETFVPGLMLFINDSVLEVLANLGDAIECVILSSSLGVDVEGDVVLIPAYTFEQW is encoded by the coding sequence ATGTCTATTAATAAGTTCCAAGAAACGTTCGTTCCTGGTCTGATGCTTTTCATCAACGACAGCGTTCTCGAAGTACTTGCCAACCTTGGCGATGCTATTGAATGCGTCATCCTTAGCTCATCGTTAGGGGTGGATGTTGAAGGTGATGTTGTTTTAATTCCTGCTTACACCTTCGAGCAGTGGTAA